The following proteins are encoded in a genomic region of Iodidimonas sp. SYSU 1G8:
- a CDS encoding TonB-dependent receptor, giving the protein MNFVMARAGNRSVRRIVLLASVAAICVVDAGAALAQLETVTVSARKRGEEDVRNIPVAVDALPGEVIDRFSITNLKDVASITPSLMIVRSESGSGASISIRGIGSPSTSIGIEQSVAVIVDGVYYGQGRVINEGMFDTSQVAVLKGPQALFFGKNATAGVISIETNDPTDEFEVIGRLGYEFRTETIKGEAIVSGPISDKLGMRLAVQSSHMFGGYITNEATASTYTTTDAATFASTVHPIDAPRWGKWPGEENFFARLTMKATPSDRLTLTLKPDVASYSSHSMTHGTEARFCPLGGVSQLSGEVCKGDWTGASNPFPQVVADTNPLVGRRDGDTFENYFRWGLTGTVDYETDTFSWNTVLNYHRLRNRWANDNDLTALPMVWAAERYTYRAFSAESRVSSSFDGPINFVLGGYYQTTRNQFDQDVIFAGAENSAAVDPTDVYTAYEKVSSTKGSTYSIYGQLIWEFLENWELTGGARYLHESKDSYFTQPYVNPFFVGLFALGTITDDASFDDVSPEVTLTWRPTTNLTVYGAYKQAFKSGGFSNSGILGVFSTVEDFAFEPEDVEGFEGGIKASLADDTVRLELNAYRYTIKNLQIDFFNSPTFAFITTNAGKSKSEGFEFSADWAPPSVDGLTLRGSLNYNNARYKQFIGPCWAGQTPAQGCTLVTAPPASVPQQDLSGAPRAMAPKIVVGLGANYETPIGNGLMLGLSVDAQYSSKYWATVFANPFDVQGSYFLLNAAIRIGGDDDSWQVAIIGKNLTNQYLFYPGLDLALSGGNTGCSGVGDPRPSCLGGGFAADQGNSTNMPRTVEVQLTLRY; this is encoded by the coding sequence ATGAATTTCGTCATGGCCCGGGCCGGGAACAGGTCCGTCCGAAGGATTGTGTTGCTGGCCAGCGTGGCGGCGATCTGCGTGGTGGATGCCGGTGCGGCTCTCGCGCAGTTGGAGACGGTGACGGTGTCGGCGCGAAAGCGCGGCGAGGAGGACGTGAGAAACATTCCCGTCGCGGTCGATGCGCTGCCAGGCGAGGTCATCGATCGCTTCAGTATCACGAATCTGAAGGACGTGGCGTCCATTACCCCCTCGCTGATGATCGTGCGATCCGAAAGCGGCAGCGGCGCGTCCATCAGCATCCGAGGCATCGGCTCGCCATCGACGTCGATCGGCATCGAGCAGTCGGTGGCTGTCATCGTGGACGGGGTCTATTACGGTCAGGGCCGGGTCATCAACGAAGGCATGTTCGATACCAGCCAGGTCGCGGTCCTGAAAGGTCCTCAGGCGCTGTTCTTTGGCAAGAACGCGACGGCTGGCGTGATTTCCATCGAGACCAACGACCCGACCGACGAGTTCGAGGTCATCGGCCGGCTGGGCTATGAATTCCGTACCGAGACCATCAAGGGCGAGGCGATCGTTTCCGGTCCGATCAGCGACAAGCTGGGCATGCGCCTCGCCGTCCAGTCCTCGCACATGTTCGGCGGTTACATCACCAACGAGGCGACCGCGAGCACCTATACCACGACCGACGCCGCGACCTTCGCCTCGACCGTGCACCCGATCGACGCGCCGCGTTGGGGCAAGTGGCCGGGCGAGGAGAACTTCTTCGCGCGCCTGACCATGAAGGCAACGCCGAGCGATCGGCTGACACTCACCCTGAAGCCGGACGTGGCGTCCTACAGCTCCCACTCCATGACGCACGGGACAGAGGCGCGATTCTGCCCGCTGGGCGGGGTGTCGCAACTGTCGGGCGAGGTGTGCAAGGGCGACTGGACCGGCGCCTCCAATCCCTTTCCCCAGGTCGTCGCGGACACCAATCCGCTGGTGGGTCGCCGTGACGGCGACACGTTCGAGAACTACTTCCGGTGGGGCCTTACCGGCACTGTCGATTACGAAACCGATACGTTCTCGTGGAACACCGTGCTCAACTATCACCGGCTGCGCAACCGCTGGGCCAACGACAACGACCTGACGGCTCTGCCGATGGTGTGGGCGGCCGAGCGCTACACTTACCGGGCGTTTTCAGCGGAATCGCGGGTGTCGAGCAGTTTCGACGGCCCGATCAATTTCGTCCTGGGCGGCTACTACCAGACCACGCGCAACCAGTTCGATCAGGACGTCATCTTCGCGGGCGCGGAGAACAGCGCCGCGGTCGATCCCACCGACGTCTACACCGCCTACGAAAAAGTCTCTTCGACCAAGGGATCGACCTATTCGATCTATGGCCAGCTGATCTGGGAGTTCCTGGAGAACTGGGAACTGACGGGCGGCGCGCGCTACCTGCACGAGAGCAAGGATTCCTACTTCACCCAGCCCTATGTGAACCCGTTCTTCGTCGGCCTGTTCGCTCTCGGCACGATCACCGACGATGCGTCGTTCGACGATGTCTCGCCCGAGGTGACCCTGACGTGGCGCCCGACCACCAACCTGACGGTGTATGGCGCGTACAAGCAGGCCTTCAAGTCAGGCGGCTTCTCGAACAGCGGCATTCTCGGCGTGTTCTCCACCGTGGAGGATTTCGCCTTCGAGCCCGAGGACGTGGAAGGGTTCGAGGGCGGCATCAAGGCCTCGCTGGCCGATGATACGGTGCGGCTGGAGCTGAACGCCTATCGCTACACCATCAAGAACCTGCAGATCGACTTCTTCAATTCGCCGACTTTCGCCTTCATCACGACCAATGCCGGCAAGTCCAAGAGCGAAGGGTTCGAATTCAGCGCGGATTGGGCGCCGCCGTCGGTCGATGGTCTGACCCTGCGGGGGTCCCTCAACTACAACAATGCCCGCTACAAGCAGTTCATCGGTCCATGCTGGGCCGGCCAGACGCCGGCGCAGGGCTGCACGCTGGTCACGGCGCCGCCCGCCAGCGTCCCGCAGCAGGATCTGAGTGGCGCGCCGCGCGCCATGGCGCCCAAGATCGTCGTCGGGCTCGGCGCCAATTACGAAACGCCGATCGGGAACGGATTGATGCTGGGGCTGTCGGTGGATGCGCAGTACAGCAGCAAATACTGGGCGACCGTCTTCGCCAATCCGTTCGACGTGCAGGGAAGCTATTTCCTGCTCAACGCGGCGATCCGGATCGGCGGTGATGATGATAGCTGGCAGGTGGCCATTATCGGCAAGAACCTGACCAATCAGTACCTGTTCTATCCCGGACTCGATCTCGCCCTGTCCGGCGGCAATACCGGTTGCTCGGGTGTGGGCGATCCGCGTCCGTCCTGCCTCGGCGGCGGCTTCGCGGCGGACCAGGGCAACAGCACCAACATGCCGCGCACGGTCGAGGTCCAGCTCACCCTGCGTTACTGA
- a CDS encoding aromatic ring-hydroxylating dioxygenase subunit alpha, whose product MGKDELAGVAGTAAIEPVLRGDPITGDRYYSRDFARREWDAMWTRIWHIAGRETDIPDAGDYMLHNFLQESVVVFRQRDGAIRAFYNSCRHRGNRLAWSEQGSGDGLTCSYHGWKWGIDGVLEHVQDPDDFADGNPCGTLKLVEVACDTWGGFVWYTMDPEPRPLLDYLDPIPRLFANRDLKNMVRPVWRTFDVDANWKFSSDNFNESYHLPTVHPQLATTTDEDYLNTIFEMYPNGHNRMIEQGQPSMRAPHPNEVEAPWDALLQQWDLNPADFAGRARDGRLALQKQRRALGPARGYAYYASWSDDELTDYFHHTLFPNVTMTGTFEGVHFFRTEPHPTDPERCTFDYWFLAPKVEGATQVATIVGMRPLEEADHEIIPYGSGTPIPDMADSFLIQDLSVAVGQQKGFHSRGYTDAHLSGQESRVRRFHEVLNDYLEGRR is encoded by the coding sequence ATGGGGAAAGACGAACTCGCCGGCGTGGCCGGCACCGCCGCCATCGAACCGGTTCTGCGCGGTGATCCCATCACCGGAGACCGGTATTATTCACGCGATTTCGCCCGCCGCGAATGGGATGCCATGTGGACCCGCATCTGGCATATCGCCGGGCGCGAAACCGACATCCCGGATGCAGGCGATTATATGCTGCACAACTTCCTGCAGGAGTCGGTGGTCGTCTTTCGCCAGCGGGACGGGGCGATCCGCGCCTTCTACAATTCGTGCCGGCACCGAGGGAACCGGCTGGCCTGGAGCGAACAGGGTAGCGGCGACGGGCTGACTTGTTCCTACCATGGTTGGAAGTGGGGCATCGACGGCGTGCTGGAACACGTCCAGGACCCGGACGACTTCGCGGACGGCAACCCGTGCGGCACACTCAAGCTGGTCGAGGTCGCCTGCGACACCTGGGGCGGCTTCGTCTGGTACACCATGGATCCCGAGCCCCGCCCGTTGCTCGACTATCTGGACCCGATCCCGCGCCTGTTCGCCAACCGCGACCTGAAGAACATGGTCCGACCGGTGTGGCGCACCTTCGACGTGGACGCCAACTGGAAGTTTTCATCGGACAATTTCAACGAATCCTATCATCTGCCAACGGTCCATCCCCAACTGGCGACGACCACCGACGAGGACTATCTGAACACGATCTTCGAGATGTATCCCAACGGGCACAACCGGATGATCGAACAGGGCCAGCCCTCCATGCGCGCGCCGCACCCCAACGAGGTCGAAGCCCCTTGGGACGCACTGCTGCAGCAATGGGACCTGAACCCCGCCGACTTCGCCGGGCGTGCCCGCGATGGCCGTCTTGCCTTGCAGAAGCAGCGCCGCGCGCTCGGCCCGGCGCGCGGTTACGCCTACTATGCCTCATGGTCGGACGACGAGCTGACCGACTATTTTCATCACACCCTTTTTCCGAACGTGACCATGACCGGCACCTTCGAAGGCGTGCATTTCTTCCGCACCGAGCCGCACCCGACTGATCCCGAGAGATGCACCTTCGATTACTGGTTCCTCGCGCCCAAGGTCGAAGGCGCCACGCAGGTCGCGACCATCGTCGGCATGCGCCCCCTGGAAGAGGCCGATCACGAGATCATTCCCTATGGCAGCGGCACGCCGATCCCCGACATGGCGGACTCGTTCCTGATTCAGGACCTCAGCGTCGCCGTGGGCCAGCAGAAGGGGTTTCACTCACGCGGCTATACCGACGCGCATCTGAGTGGACAGGAAAGCCGCGTTCGCCGGTTCCACGAGGTGCTGAACGACTATCTGGAAGGCCGCAGATAA
- a CDS encoding nuclear transport factor 2 family protein yields the protein MAFEGPVEDRLAIRELVATYGDAVTRNDPAEWGSLWAEDASWSMPDFPGWELMEGRETIVATWIEAMKNYPFQCNIQTPGSLAVTGDRATGRTYTSELVTDATGATYRVTGRYDDEYVKSNGRWLFQRRAFKVLHQG from the coding sequence ATGGCTTTCGAAGGGCCTGTTGAAGACCGCCTCGCCATTCGGGAACTGGTCGCGACCTATGGTGACGCGGTCACCCGCAACGATCCGGCCGAATGGGGCAGTCTCTGGGCGGAAGACGCCTCCTGGAGCATGCCCGATTTTCCAGGCTGGGAACTGATGGAGGGCCGGGAGACCATCGTGGCCACCTGGATCGAGGCGATGAAGAACTACCCGTTCCAGTGCAACATCCAGACGCCGGGCTCCCTGGCGGTGACCGGCGACCGGGCGACCGGCCGCACCTACACGTCGGAACTGGTGACCGACGCGACCGGCGCCACCTACCGGGTGACGGGCCGCTACGATGATGAGTATGTGAAATCGAACGGACGCTGGCTGTTCCAGCGGCGCGCTTTCAAGGTCCTGCATCAGGGCTGA
- a CDS encoding GlsB/YeaQ/YmgE family stress response membrane protein, translating to MSILWTILIGFVAGVIAKFIMPGSNEPKGCILTTILGIVGAVVATYLGRALGWYMEGETSGFIGAIVGAIIVLAIWGLIAGRRR from the coding sequence ATGAGCATTCTCTGGACCATACTGATCGGCTTCGTGGCGGGTGTGATCGCCAAATTCATCATGCCCGGCAGCAACGAGCCGAAAGGCTGCATCCTCACCACCATCCTGGGCATCGTCGGCGCCGTGGTCGCGACCTATCTGGGACGGGCGCTCGGCTGGTACATGGAAGGCGAAACGAGCGGTTTCATCGGCGCCATCGTCGGCGCGATCATCGTGCTCGCCATCTGGGGCCTCATCGCCGGCCGCCGCCGCTAG
- a CDS encoding TolC family protein, giving the protein MKTPASLILIAALAGCTSIPETAEPRAVPAAWSQATLPAAEISDQWWRGYGDPVLERIVAEAGSADTVEIARSRLAEARAGLRRARAELAPRITAGGEAARSKAGDDPVRSDSYGGSLTLGWSPDISGAERSRAAAANARALGAEARLAATRMEVRHTAVRLYIAIRQAQQQRGAAIRTAASLEETAQIAASRHRAGLVPELDTVQARAAFAQARTRPEELALVEAEARLALEALLGRPPGGLAGVLAGDAAIPPASVAARALAPAEVLVRRPDLREAEQALAAAGFDARAARADFWPRLSLSAMVGGQDVSPATPFLGPGAVYALGANAAGTLLSFGRLEGARDGADARLQTAAYVYREAAARALSDVERALAAGSAAEARRADLDKALALTRDQTTLAGARYRAGLSPLLEVLVAQRAAFDAEAALAAARADAALAYADLSVAMGLGGEG; this is encoded by the coding sequence ATGAAGACGCCTGCCTCGCTTATCCTCATCGCTGCTCTTGCCGGCTGTACGTCCATCCCGGAAACGGCTGAGCCCAGGGCGGTTCCCGCAGCATGGTCGCAGGCTACCCTGCCGGCGGCGGAGATCAGTGACCAGTGGTGGCGCGGCTATGGTGATCCGGTGCTCGAGCGCATCGTGGCCGAGGCCGGTTCCGCCGATACGGTGGAGATCGCCCGCTCGCGGCTGGCGGAGGCGCGGGCTGGATTGCGCCGCGCCCGTGCCGAACTCGCGCCCCGGATCACCGCCGGCGGCGAGGCGGCGCGCAGCAAGGCAGGAGACGACCCGGTCCGTTCGGACAGCTACGGCGGTTCGCTGACGTTGGGATGGTCGCCGGATATTTCCGGAGCGGAGCGCAGCCGCGCGGCCGCCGCCAATGCTCGGGCGCTGGGGGCCGAAGCCCGGCTGGCGGCGACAAGAATGGAGGTGAGGCACACCGCCGTGCGCCTCTACATCGCGATCCGCCAGGCGCAGCAGCAGCGCGGCGCGGCCATCCGTACCGCCGCCTCGCTGGAGGAGACGGCCCAGATCGCTGCGTCGCGTCACCGCGCGGGGCTGGTGCCGGAACTCGACACCGTCCAGGCGCGCGCCGCGTTTGCCCAGGCGCGGACCCGCCCGGAAGAACTCGCCCTCGTGGAGGCGGAGGCCCGGCTGGCGCTCGAAGCGTTGCTTGGCCGTCCGCCGGGGGGGCTCGCCGGCGTTCTGGCCGGAGATGCCGCGATCCCGCCGGCCAGTGTCGCCGCGCGGGCCTTGGCCCCGGCCGAAGTCTTGGTACGCCGTCCTGATTTGCGCGAGGCGGAGCAGGCGCTGGCCGCCGCCGGCTTCGATGCCCGCGCCGCGCGCGCCGATTTCTGGCCGCGTCTTTCACTGTCCGCCATGGTCGGCGGGCAGGACGTGTCGCCGGCCACGCCCTTTCTCGGGCCGGGCGCGGTCTATGCGCTGGGGGCGAACGCGGCTGGCACGCTGCTCAGCTTCGGGCGGCTGGAAGGGGCGCGCGACGGCGCCGATGCCCGCCTGCAGACGGCGGCATACGTCTATCGCGAAGCGGCGGCACGGGCGCTCAGCGACGTCGAGCGTGCGCTGGCCGCCGGATCGGCGGCGGAGGCGCGGCGCGCCGATCTGGACAAGGCGCTTGCGTTGACCCGGGACCAGACCACTCTCGCCGGCGCCCGTTACCGCGCCGGGCTGTCACCGCTGCTCGAGGTTCTGGTCGCCCAGCGGGCTGCTTTCGATGCCGAAGCCGCGCTGGCCGCCGCCCGGGCGGATGCCGCGCTGGCCTACGCCGACCTCAGCGTCGCCATGGGTCTGGGCGGCGAGGGATGA
- a CDS encoding HlyD family efflux transporter periplasmic adaptor subunit, translating into MSTSIVTRYGLPVIAIGLLVFAIVSTVRPARGRTEPVLTPSAAPFESAVAGVGVVEPMSEMIAIATELPGVAREVFVVPGQSVTVHAPLFRLDDRAQQAALAQAAAGQEVARAALAAAEVALADERQRLELFEAVADPRAVSIDEVSRRRFGAERAAAAVKQARAGLRAADAQVAAVQTELDRLTVRAPITGRVFSVDIRPGEFAAAGPAQTPLMTMGSAEKLHVRVEIDETDIPRVADGATASGTLRGRADRRIPLTFVRFEPQAVEKRALAGGAERVASRVIEAIYAFEPAGTPAFVGQRMDVYVEAPPLARQAERRS; encoded by the coding sequence ATGTCCACTAGCATTGTCACGCGCTACGGCCTTCCGGTCATCGCCATCGGGTTGCTGGTCTTCGCGATCGTCTCGACCGTGCGTCCCGCGCGCGGTCGGACGGAACCGGTGCTCACACCTTCCGCCGCGCCCTTCGAGTCGGCGGTCGCGGGCGTGGGCGTGGTGGAGCCCATGAGCGAGATGATCGCCATCGCCACGGAACTGCCGGGCGTGGCCCGCGAGGTGTTCGTCGTACCGGGGCAATCCGTGACGGTTCATGCGCCGCTGTTCCGGCTCGACGACCGGGCGCAGCAGGCCGCACTCGCGCAGGCCGCCGCCGGGCAGGAGGTGGCGAGGGCCGCTCTCGCGGCCGCCGAGGTGGCGCTGGCGGACGAGCGTCAGCGCCTGGAGCTGTTCGAGGCGGTGGCCGATCCGCGTGCGGTCAGCATCGACGAAGTCTCCCGGCGCCGCTTCGGTGCCGAGCGGGCGGCGGCGGCGGTGAAGCAGGCCCGGGCCGGGCTGCGTGCCGCCGACGCGCAAGTGGCCGCGGTGCAGACCGAACTGGACCGGCTGACCGTTCGCGCACCGATCACGGGGCGGGTATTCAGCGTGGATATCCGTCCGGGCGAGTTCGCGGCGGCGGGGCCCGCCCAGACACCCCTGATGACGATGGGTTCGGCCGAAAAACTTCATGTACGGGTCGAGATCGATGAGACCGATATTCCCCGCGTCGCCGATGGCGCGACCGCCTCGGGTACCTTGCGCGGCCGCGCGGACCGGCGCATTCCGTTGACGTTCGTGCGTTTCGAGCCGCAGGCGGTGGAGAAACGGGCGCTTGCGGGCGGTGCCGAGCGGGTCGCCAGCCGGGTAATCGAGGCCATTTACGCCTTCGAGCCCGCCGGGACGCCGGCCTTCGTCGGCCAGCGCATGGACGTCTACGTCGAGGCGCCGCCGCTGGCCCGGCAGGCGGAGCGCCGGTCATGA
- a CDS encoding ABC transporter ATP-binding protein, which produces MSHAVEARAIDMEFGSNGTRTRVLHGVDFSVDMGALSMLVGPSGCGKTTLLSILSGTLRPTAGEVDIMGQRITAMADSAKVRFRRHHIGFIFQQYNLLPALTASENAAMPLVTAGLSLRDAARKAADVLERLGMDAHVAKLPRQLSGGQQQRVAIARAIVHEPALVVCDEPTAALDAESGRQVMALLKDASADPGRAVLVVTHDNRIYHYADRIIAMEDGRIAGDSANNTLPEELHVH; this is translated from the coding sequence ATGAGCCACGCCGTGGAGGCACGCGCCATCGATATGGAGTTCGGGTCCAACGGCACCCGGACCAGGGTGCTGCATGGTGTCGACTTCAGCGTCGACATGGGCGCGCTCAGCATGCTCGTCGGGCCCTCGGGCTGCGGCAAGACGACCTTGCTGTCGATCCTGTCCGGCACCCTTCGCCCGACCGCCGGCGAGGTGGACATCATGGGCCAGCGCATCACGGCCATGGCGGACAGCGCGAAGGTCAGGTTTCGCCGGCACCACATCGGCTTCATCTTCCAGCAGTACAATCTGTTGCCGGCGCTGACGGCGTCGGAAAACGCCGCCATGCCCCTGGTCACCGCAGGCCTGTCGCTGCGCGACGCGGCACGCAAGGCCGCGGACGTGCTGGAGCGCCTCGGCATGGACGCGCATGTGGCCAAGCTGCCGCGCCAGCTGTCCGGCGGGCAGCAACAGCGGGTCGCCATCGCCCGCGCCATCGTTCACGAGCCCGCGCTGGTGGTCTGCGACGAGCCGACCGCCGCGCTGGACGCGGAATCCGGACGGCAGGTTATGGCGCTGCTCAAGGACGCTAGCGCGGATCCAGGCCGTGCCGTGCTGGTGGTGACCCACGACAACCGCATCTACCACTACGCCGATCGCATCATCGCCATGGAAGACGGTCGCATCGCCGGCGATTCCGCCAACAACACGCTGCCGGAGGAACTGCATGTCCACTAG
- a CDS encoding FtsX-like permease family protein produces the protein MRIVALKMLTGDRAKYFALIFGIAFATLLMSQQISIFIGLMNRTASQVLDVREADVWVMDPRVNYIDEVEALPDEALGRVRSVQGVEWAVPFYKGLAIFRTSDGLVNQVSLIGVDDETLVGAPRIWQAGDLESLREPDAILFDAQGAAFIWPGKDPLSAMGQEAEINDNRVVVRGIVDASAPFITFPVAYMRYSQAVSVTPPTRNKMSFVLARARDGVALEELARRIEAQTGLQAHTREGFAWRSIFYYLTRTGIPVNFGITIMLAIIVGAAITAQTFYLFVIENLKQFGALKAIGATNGQIAGMVLLQAAVVGAIGFCFGIGACAIFFSFTQSVPALEGFVLRWQVLAGVAGVVGLIIVIASLGSLLKVFRVDPAIVFRG, from the coding sequence ATGAGGATAGTCGCGCTCAAAATGCTGACCGGCGACCGCGCCAAGTACTTCGCGCTGATCTTCGGCATCGCGTTCGCCACCCTGCTGATGAGCCAGCAGATCTCCATTTTCATCGGCCTGATGAACCGGACGGCGAGCCAGGTGCTGGACGTGCGCGAAGCGGATGTCTGGGTCATGGATCCCCGGGTGAATTACATCGACGAGGTTGAAGCGCTGCCCGACGAGGCGCTGGGCCGCGTGCGCAGCGTGCAGGGCGTGGAGTGGGCGGTTCCGTTCTACAAGGGCCTGGCCATCTTCCGTACATCGGATGGTCTCGTCAATCAGGTCAGTCTGATCGGCGTCGATGACGAGACGCTGGTCGGCGCGCCCCGCATCTGGCAGGCGGGCGACCTGGAGAGCCTGCGCGAGCCGGACGCCATCCTGTTCGATGCCCAGGGCGCCGCGTTCATCTGGCCCGGCAAGGATCCCTTGAGCGCCATGGGGCAGGAAGCCGAGATCAACGACAACCGGGTCGTGGTGCGCGGCATCGTCGATGCGTCGGCGCCGTTCATCACCTTTCCCGTCGCTTACATGCGCTATTCGCAGGCGGTGTCGGTCACGCCGCCGACCCGCAACAAGATGAGCTTCGTCCTGGCGCGGGCGCGGGACGGAGTCGCGCTGGAAGAGCTCGCGCGCCGGATCGAGGCGCAGACCGGGCTGCAGGCGCATACGCGTGAGGGCTTCGCCTGGCGCAGCATCTTCTACTATCTGACCCGGACCGGCATTCCCGTCAATTTCGGGATCACCATCATGCTGGCCATCATCGTCGGCGCGGCGATCACGGCGCAAACCTTCTACCTGTTCGTGATCGAGAACCTGAAACAGTTCGGCGCGCTCAAGGCGATCGGCGCCACCAATGGCCAGATCGCCGGAATGGTGCTGCTGCAGGCCGCCGTGGTCGGTGCCATCGGCTTCTGCTTCGGCATCGGCGCCTGCGCGATCTTTTTCAGCTTCACGCAGAGCGTGCCCGCTTTGGAAGGCTTCGTCCTCCGCTGGCAGGTGCTGGCCGGCGTGGCCGGCGTCGTCGGCCTCATCATCGTCATCGCGTCGCTCGGCAGCCTGCTCAAGGTCTTCCGGGTCGATCCCGCCATCGTCTTCAGGGGATAG
- a CDS encoding TetR/AcrR family transcriptional regulator translates to MSIGRDGIIEPTEKKSRGRPRDTAKQQAIIAAAQRLFLQHGFEAVSMDAIADAAGVAKATVYARFKDKEALLQTAIIAKCSSFMDEATLAPRPGQPLAESLMAIARRFLALITDSDAVRMHGLMLNEGERHPQLPDLFFRTAIEPTKAKVVAFLRAEMESGRLHIPDPEMAAWQFLSMVKGEAHMRALLHLDPRDPAYTEAYLADCVDLFLAARSRGAR, encoded by the coding sequence ATGTCAATTGGGAGAGACGGTATTATCGAACCCACCGAAAAAAAGTCGCGCGGCCGCCCCCGCGATACGGCGAAGCAGCAGGCGATCATCGCGGCGGCGCAGCGCCTGTTCCTGCAGCACGGCTTCGAGGCGGTGAGCATGGACGCCATCGCCGATGCCGCCGGCGTGGCGAAGGCGACCGTCTATGCGCGCTTCAAGGACAAGGAAGCGCTGCTGCAGACCGCCATCATCGCCAAATGCTCCAGCTTCATGGACGAGGCGACGCTGGCGCCGCGCCCCGGCCAGCCGCTCGCCGAAAGCCTGATGGCCATCGCCCGCCGGTTCCTGGCGCTCATCACGGATTCCGATGCCGTCAGGATGCATGGCCTCATGCTCAACGAGGGCGAGCGCCATCCCCAGTTGCCGGACCTGTTCTTCCGGACGGCCATCGAGCCTACCAAGGCGAAGGTCGTGGCGTTCCTGCGCGCCGAGATGGAAAGCGGACGCCTGCATATCCCGGACCCGGAAATGGCGGCGTGGCAATTCCTCTCCATGGTGAAGGGAGAAGCACACATGCGCGCCCTGCTCCACCTCGACCCGAGGGACCCAGCGTACACCGAAGCCTATCTGGCCGACTGCGTCGACCTTTTCCTCGCCGCGCGCAGTCGCGGCGCCCGCTAG
- a CDS encoding LysR family transcriptional regulator — MDGKGERGLMTQRDGRTETYPLFARNLDWNLLKVFHEIVSAGGITAASRALNKQQPTVSAALKRLEDHLGVTLCDRTARGIELNPAGRALFAACEDIHGAICRLPLDTATAAGTLAGAVAVRMISDLVSPEMDRATIAFHQQHPGVEIRFDIAPWRAVIDAVKAGEVDIGVACDSAPSEELRYESLLVEVQQLYCGPSHRLYGQPPRHPRDLVDEAFVLTGQDEPEDLEHFRRRFGLGRRAGGFAETLHEVKKLIELGIGVGFLPTVVAQDGAPLWPLLPEALLPSYHVYLVTRPDETLSAPARSLLEMILASMERP, encoded by the coding sequence ATGGATGGCAAGGGCGAACGCGGACTCATGACCCAGCGGGATGGCCGGACCGAGACCTATCCGCTCTTTGCGCGGAATCTGGACTGGAACCTCTTGAAGGTCTTCCACGAGATCGTCTCGGCCGGCGGCATCACCGCGGCCTCGCGTGCCCTGAACAAGCAGCAGCCCACGGTCAGCGCCGCCCTGAAGCGTCTGGAGGATCATCTCGGCGTAACGCTGTGCGACCGGACGGCGCGCGGCATCGAGCTCAATCCGGCCGGCCGGGCGTTGTTCGCGGCGTGCGAAGACATCCACGGCGCCATCTGCCGTCTGCCGCTCGATACGGCGACGGCGGCGGGCACGCTGGCGGGCGCGGTCGCGGTCCGCATGATCTCGGACCTTGTGTCACCAGAGATGGATCGCGCCACCATCGCGTTTCACCAGCAGCATCCGGGCGTCGAGATCCGCTTCGACATCGCGCCGTGGCGTGCGGTGATCGACGCGGTCAAGGCGGGCGAGGTTGATATCGGCGTCGCCTGTGACAGCGCCCCCAGTGAAGAGCTGCGGTACGAGTCCCTGCTGGTCGAGGTGCAGCAACTCTATTGCGGCCCGAGTCATCGGCTGTACGGCCAGCCGCCGCGCCATCCGCGCGACCTGGTCGACGAGGCGTTCGTGCTGACCGGCCAGGATGAACCCGAGGATCTCGAACATTTCCGCCGGCGCTTCGGATTGGGTCGCCGGGCAGGTGGATTTGCCGAGACGCTGCACGAAGTGAAGAAGCTGATCGAACTGGGCATCGGCGTCGGCTTTCTCCCGACCGTCGTCGCGCAGGACGGCGCGCCTCTCTGGCCCCTGCTGCCCGAGGCACTCCTGCCGAGCTATCACGTCTATCTGGTCACCCGCCCCGATGAAACGCTGAGCGCGCCTGCACGATCGCTATTGGAGATGATCCTTGCCAGCATGGAGCGCCCATAG